From the genome of Callithrix jacchus isolate 240 chromosome 7, calJac240_pri, whole genome shotgun sequence, one region includes:
- the ZFP69B gene encoding zinc finger protein 69 homolog B isoform X5, translating into MLQQLLITLPTEASTWVKLQHPKKVLGCRACKIVAEHVQNMQDSCIALLPQDPPHGENLESRVTLGSPAAESQELLTFKDVSVDFTQEEWGQLAPAHRNLYREVMLENYGNLVSVAGYQLSKPGLISQLEKGEEPWLMEREISGVPSSDLESKTKTKESFLPNDISWEELHYGLMMERSTKRITLYSTLGRISNCNKLDSQQENQRMGEGKIPLMSKKRFSQERGRESNRFEKRINMKSEVMPGSIGLPRKRDHKYNTSGKRSRYNIDLVNHSRSYTKMKTFECNICEKIFKQLIHLTEHMRIHTGEKPFRCKECGKAFSQSSSLIPHQRIHTGEKPYECKECGKTFRHPSSLTQHVRIHTGEKPYECRVCEKTFSQSIGLIQHLRTHVREKPFTCKDCGKAFFQIRHLRQHEIIHTGVKPYICNVCSKTFSHSTYLTQHQRTHTGERPYKCKECGKAFSQRIHLSIHQRVHTGVKPYECSHCGKAFRHDSSFAKHQRIHTGEKPYDCNECGKAFSCSSSLIRHCKTHLRNTFSDVV; encoded by the exons ATGCTGCAGCAGCTCCTGATCACCCTGCCCACTGAGGCCAGCACCTGGGTGAAGTTGCAGCATCCAAAGAAG gttttggggtgcagagcatgcaagatagttgcagaacatgtgcagaacatgcaagatagttgcatag CTCTGCTACCTCAGGATCCTCCCCATGGAGAAAATTTAGAGAGTAGAGTGACCCTTGGATCCCCAGCAGCAGAATCCCAG GAACTGTTAACCTTCAAAGACGTATCTGTTGACTTCACTCAAGAGGAGTGGGGGCAGCTGGCCCCTGCTCACCGGAATCTGTACCGGGAGGTGATGCTGGAGAACTATGGGAACCTGGTCTCAGTGG CAGGATATCAGCTTTCCAAACCTGGCCTGATTTCTCAGTTGGAGAAAGGAGAAGAACCATGGTTGATGGAGAGAGAGATTTCAGGAGTTCCAAGTTCAG acttggagagcaaaacaaaaaccaaagagtCATTCTTACCGAATGATATTTCATGGGAAGAATTACACTATGGCCTAATGATGGAAAGATCTACAAAAAGAATCACCTTATATTCCACCTTGGGAAGAATCTCCAACTGTAATAAGCTAGATAGCCAACAAGAGAACCAAAGAATGGGTGAGGGGAAAATCCCCCTGATGAGCAAGAAAAGGTTTTCTCAGGAGAGAGGCCGAGAATCTAACAGATTTGAGAAAAGGATTAACATGAAGTCAGAAGTTATGCCAGGATCAATAGGTCTTCCAAGAAAAAGAGATCATAAATATAACACATCTGGAAAGAGAAGCAGATACAACATAGATTTAGTTAATCATTCAAGGagttatacaaaaatgaaaacctttgAATGTAATATTTGTGAAAAAATCTTCAAACAGCTTATTCACCTTACTGAACACATGAGAATTCATACTGGGGAGAAACCTTTCAGatgtaaggaatgtggaaaagcctttagCCAGAGTTCATCTCTTATTccacatcagagaattcatactggtgagaaaccctatgaatgtaaggaatgtgggaaaacCTTCAGACATCCTTCATCTCTTACTCAACATGTTAGAATTCATACTGGGGAGAAGCCCTATGAATGTAGGGTATGTGAGAAAACCTTCAGCCAGAGCATTGGACTGATCCAGCATTTGAGAACTCATGTTAGAGAGAAACCTTTTACATGCAAAGACTGtggaaaagcatttttccagaTTAGACACCTTAGGCAACATGAGATTATTCATACTGGTGTGAAACCCTATATTTGTAATGTATGTAGTAAAACCTTCAGCCATAGCACATACCTAACTCAACACCAGAGAACTCATACTGGAGAAAGACCatataaatgtaaagaatgtgggaaagcctttagcCAGAGAATACATCTTTCTATCCATCAGAGAGTTCATACTGGAGTAAAACCTTATGAATGCAGTCATTGTGGGAAAGCCTTTAGGCATGATTCTTCCTTTGCtaaacatcagagaattcatactggagaaaaacctTATGATTGTAATGAGTGTGGAAAAGCCTTCAGCTGTAGTTCATCACTTATTAGACACTGCAaaacacatttaagaaataccttcAGTGATGTTGTGTGA
- the ZFP69B gene encoding zinc finger protein 69 homolog B isoform X10 produces the protein MGFHHVGQDGLELLISSDLPASASQSAGITALLPQDPPHGENLESRVTLGSPAAESQELLTFKDVSVDFTQEEWGQLAPAHRNLYREVMLENYGNLVSVGYQLSKPGLISQLEKGEEPWLMEREISGVPSSDLESKTKTKESFLPNDISWEELHYGLMMERSTKRITLYSTLGRISNCNKLDSQQENQRMGEGKIPLMSKKRFSQERGRESNRFEKRINMKSEVMPGSIGLPRKRDHKYNTSGKRSRYNIDLVNHSRSYTKMKTFECNICEKIFKQLIHLTEHMRIHTGEKPFRCKECGKAFSQSSSLIPHQRIHTGEKPYECKECGKTFRHPSSLTQHVRIHTGEKPYECRVCEKTFSQSIGLIQHLRTHVREKPFTCKDCGKAFFQIRHLRQHEIIHTGVKPYICNVCSKTFSHSTYLTQHQRTHTGERPYKCKECGKAFSQRIHLSIHQRVHTGVKPYECSHCGKAFRHDSSFAKHQRIHTGEKPYDCNECGKAFSCSSSLIRHCKTHLRNTFSDVV, from the exons atggggtttcaccatgttggccaggatggtcttgaactcttgatctcaagtgatctgcctgcctcagcctcccaaagtgctgggattacag CTCTGCTACCTCAGGATCCTCCCCATGGAGAAAATTTAGAGAGTAGAGTGACCCTTGGATCCCCAGCAGCAGAATCCCAG GAACTGTTAACCTTCAAAGACGTATCTGTTGACTTCACTCAAGAGGAGTGGGGGCAGCTGGCCCCTGCTCACCGGAATCTGTACCGGGAGGTGATGCTGGAGAACTATGGGAACCTGGTCTCAGTGG GATATCAGCTTTCCAAACCTGGCCTGATTTCTCAGTTGGAGAAAGGAGAAGAACCATGGTTGATGGAGAGAGAGATTTCAGGAGTTCCAAGTTCAG acttggagagcaaaacaaaaaccaaagagtCATTCTTACCGAATGATATTTCATGGGAAGAATTACACTATGGCCTAATGATGGAAAGATCTACAAAAAGAATCACCTTATATTCCACCTTGGGAAGAATCTCCAACTGTAATAAGCTAGATAGCCAACAAGAGAACCAAAGAATGGGTGAGGGGAAAATCCCCCTGATGAGCAAGAAAAGGTTTTCTCAGGAGAGAGGCCGAGAATCTAACAGATTTGAGAAAAGGATTAACATGAAGTCAGAAGTTATGCCAGGATCAATAGGTCTTCCAAGAAAAAGAGATCATAAATATAACACATCTGGAAAGAGAAGCAGATACAACATAGATTTAGTTAATCATTCAAGGagttatacaaaaatgaaaacctttgAATGTAATATTTGTGAAAAAATCTTCAAACAGCTTATTCACCTTACTGAACACATGAGAATTCATACTGGGGAGAAACCTTTCAGatgtaaggaatgtggaaaagcctttagCCAGAGTTCATCTCTTATTccacatcagagaattcatactggtgagaaaccctatgaatgtaaggaatgtgggaaaacCTTCAGACATCCTTCATCTCTTACTCAACATGTTAGAATTCATACTGGGGAGAAGCCCTATGAATGTAGGGTATGTGAGAAAACCTTCAGCCAGAGCATTGGACTGATCCAGCATTTGAGAACTCATGTTAGAGAGAAACCTTTTACATGCAAAGACTGtggaaaagcatttttccagaTTAGACACCTTAGGCAACATGAGATTATTCATACTGGTGTGAAACCCTATATTTGTAATGTATGTAGTAAAACCTTCAGCCATAGCACATACCTAACTCAACACCAGAGAACTCATACTGGAGAAAGACCatataaatgtaaagaatgtgggaaagcctttagcCAGAGAATACATCTTTCTATCCATCAGAGAGTTCATACTGGAGTAAAACCTTATGAATGCAGTCATTGTGGGAAAGCCTTTAGGCATGATTCTTCCTTTGCtaaacatcagagaattcatactggagaaaaacctTATGATTGTAATGAGTGTGGAAAAGCCTTCAGCTGTAGTTCATCACTTATTAGACACTGCAaaacacatttaagaaataccttcAGTGATGTTGTGTGA
- the ZFP69B gene encoding zinc finger protein 69 homolog B isoform X8 codes for MLQQLLITLPTEASTWVKLQHPKKVTEGVALWEDVAKMFKGALLPQDPPHGENLESRVTLGSPAAESQELLTFKDVSVDFTQEEWGQLAPAHRNLYREVMLENYGNLVSVGYQLSKPGLISQLEKGEEPWLMEREISGVPSSDLESKTKTKESFLPNDISWEELHYGLMMERSTKRITLYSTLGRISNCNKLDSQQENQRMGEGKIPLMSKKRFSQERGRESNRFEKRINMKSEVMPGSIGLPRKRDHKYNTSGKRSRYNIDLVNHSRSYTKMKTFECNICEKIFKQLIHLTEHMRIHTGEKPFRCKECGKAFSQSSSLIPHQRIHTGEKPYECKECGKTFRHPSSLTQHVRIHTGEKPYECRVCEKTFSQSIGLIQHLRTHVREKPFTCKDCGKAFFQIRHLRQHEIIHTGVKPYICNVCSKTFSHSTYLTQHQRTHTGERPYKCKECGKAFSQRIHLSIHQRVHTGVKPYECSHCGKAFRHDSSFAKHQRIHTGEKPYDCNECGKAFSCSSSLIRHCKTHLRNTFSDVV; via the exons ATGCTGCAGCAGCTCCTGATCACCCTGCCCACTGAGGCCAGCACCTGGGTGAAGTTGCAGCATCCAAAGAAGGTCACAGAGGGGGTGGCCCTGTGGGAGGATGTGGCTAAAATGTTTAAAGGAG CTCTGCTACCTCAGGATCCTCCCCATGGAGAAAATTTAGAGAGTAGAGTGACCCTTGGATCCCCAGCAGCAGAATCCCAG GAACTGTTAACCTTCAAAGACGTATCTGTTGACTTCACTCAAGAGGAGTGGGGGCAGCTGGCCCCTGCTCACCGGAATCTGTACCGGGAGGTGATGCTGGAGAACTATGGGAACCTGGTCTCAGTGG GATATCAGCTTTCCAAACCTGGCCTGATTTCTCAGTTGGAGAAAGGAGAAGAACCATGGTTGATGGAGAGAGAGATTTCAGGAGTTCCAAGTTCAG acttggagagcaaaacaaaaaccaaagagtCATTCTTACCGAATGATATTTCATGGGAAGAATTACACTATGGCCTAATGATGGAAAGATCTACAAAAAGAATCACCTTATATTCCACCTTGGGAAGAATCTCCAACTGTAATAAGCTAGATAGCCAACAAGAGAACCAAAGAATGGGTGAGGGGAAAATCCCCCTGATGAGCAAGAAAAGGTTTTCTCAGGAGAGAGGCCGAGAATCTAACAGATTTGAGAAAAGGATTAACATGAAGTCAGAAGTTATGCCAGGATCAATAGGTCTTCCAAGAAAAAGAGATCATAAATATAACACATCTGGAAAGAGAAGCAGATACAACATAGATTTAGTTAATCATTCAAGGagttatacaaaaatgaaaacctttgAATGTAATATTTGTGAAAAAATCTTCAAACAGCTTATTCACCTTACTGAACACATGAGAATTCATACTGGGGAGAAACCTTTCAGatgtaaggaatgtggaaaagcctttagCCAGAGTTCATCTCTTATTccacatcagagaattcatactggtgagaaaccctatgaatgtaaggaatgtgggaaaacCTTCAGACATCCTTCATCTCTTACTCAACATGTTAGAATTCATACTGGGGAGAAGCCCTATGAATGTAGGGTATGTGAGAAAACCTTCAGCCAGAGCATTGGACTGATCCAGCATTTGAGAACTCATGTTAGAGAGAAACCTTTTACATGCAAAGACTGtggaaaagcatttttccagaTTAGACACCTTAGGCAACATGAGATTATTCATACTGGTGTGAAACCCTATATTTGTAATGTATGTAGTAAAACCTTCAGCCATAGCACATACCTAACTCAACACCAGAGAACTCATACTGGAGAAAGACCatataaatgtaaagaatgtgggaaagcctttagcCAGAGAATACATCTTTCTATCCATCAGAGAGTTCATACTGGAGTAAAACCTTATGAATGCAGTCATTGTGGGAAAGCCTTTAGGCATGATTCTTCCTTTGCtaaacatcagagaattcatactggagaaaaacctTATGATTGTAATGAGTGTGGAAAAGCCTTCAGCTGTAGTTCATCACTTATTAGACACTGCAaaacacatttaagaaataccttcAGTGATGTTGTGTGA
- the ZFP69B gene encoding zinc finger protein 69 homolog B isoform X9 — MGFHHVGQDGLELLISSDLPASASQSAGITALLPQDPPHGENLESRVTLGSPAAESQELLTFKDVSVDFTQEEWGQLAPAHRNLYREVMLENYGNLVSVAGYQLSKPGLISQLEKGEEPWLMEREISGVPSSDLESKTKTKESFLPNDISWEELHYGLMMERSTKRITLYSTLGRISNCNKLDSQQENQRMGEGKIPLMSKKRFSQERGRESNRFEKRINMKSEVMPGSIGLPRKRDHKYNTSGKRSRYNIDLVNHSRSYTKMKTFECNICEKIFKQLIHLTEHMRIHTGEKPFRCKECGKAFSQSSSLIPHQRIHTGEKPYECKECGKTFRHPSSLTQHVRIHTGEKPYECRVCEKTFSQSIGLIQHLRTHVREKPFTCKDCGKAFFQIRHLRQHEIIHTGVKPYICNVCSKTFSHSTYLTQHQRTHTGERPYKCKECGKAFSQRIHLSIHQRVHTGVKPYECSHCGKAFRHDSSFAKHQRIHTGEKPYDCNECGKAFSCSSSLIRHCKTHLRNTFSDVV, encoded by the exons atggggtttcaccatgttggccaggatggtcttgaactcttgatctcaagtgatctgcctgcctcagcctcccaaagtgctgggattacag CTCTGCTACCTCAGGATCCTCCCCATGGAGAAAATTTAGAGAGTAGAGTGACCCTTGGATCCCCAGCAGCAGAATCCCAG GAACTGTTAACCTTCAAAGACGTATCTGTTGACTTCACTCAAGAGGAGTGGGGGCAGCTGGCCCCTGCTCACCGGAATCTGTACCGGGAGGTGATGCTGGAGAACTATGGGAACCTGGTCTCAGTGG CAGGATATCAGCTTTCCAAACCTGGCCTGATTTCTCAGTTGGAGAAAGGAGAAGAACCATGGTTGATGGAGAGAGAGATTTCAGGAGTTCCAAGTTCAG acttggagagcaaaacaaaaaccaaagagtCATTCTTACCGAATGATATTTCATGGGAAGAATTACACTATGGCCTAATGATGGAAAGATCTACAAAAAGAATCACCTTATATTCCACCTTGGGAAGAATCTCCAACTGTAATAAGCTAGATAGCCAACAAGAGAACCAAAGAATGGGTGAGGGGAAAATCCCCCTGATGAGCAAGAAAAGGTTTTCTCAGGAGAGAGGCCGAGAATCTAACAGATTTGAGAAAAGGATTAACATGAAGTCAGAAGTTATGCCAGGATCAATAGGTCTTCCAAGAAAAAGAGATCATAAATATAACACATCTGGAAAGAGAAGCAGATACAACATAGATTTAGTTAATCATTCAAGGagttatacaaaaatgaaaacctttgAATGTAATATTTGTGAAAAAATCTTCAAACAGCTTATTCACCTTACTGAACACATGAGAATTCATACTGGGGAGAAACCTTTCAGatgtaaggaatgtggaaaagcctttagCCAGAGTTCATCTCTTATTccacatcagagaattcatactggtgagaaaccctatgaatgtaaggaatgtgggaaaacCTTCAGACATCCTTCATCTCTTACTCAACATGTTAGAATTCATACTGGGGAGAAGCCCTATGAATGTAGGGTATGTGAGAAAACCTTCAGCCAGAGCATTGGACTGATCCAGCATTTGAGAACTCATGTTAGAGAGAAACCTTTTACATGCAAAGACTGtggaaaagcatttttccagaTTAGACACCTTAGGCAACATGAGATTATTCATACTGGTGTGAAACCCTATATTTGTAATGTATGTAGTAAAACCTTCAGCCATAGCACATACCTAACTCAACACCAGAGAACTCATACTGGAGAAAGACCatataaatgtaaagaatgtgggaaagcctttagcCAGAGAATACATCTTTCTATCCATCAGAGAGTTCATACTGGAGTAAAACCTTATGAATGCAGTCATTGTGGGAAAGCCTTTAGGCATGATTCTTCCTTTGCtaaacatcagagaattcatactggagaaaaacctTATGATTGTAATGAGTGTGGAAAAGCCTTCAGCTGTAGTTCATCACTTATTAGACACTGCAaaacacatttaagaaataccttcAGTGATGTTGTGTGA
- the ZFP69B gene encoding zinc finger protein 69 homolog B isoform X12 has protein sequence MLENYGNLVSVGYQLSKPGLISQLEKGEEPWLMEREISGVPSSDLESKTKTKESFLPNDISWEELHYGLMMERSTKRITLYSTLGRISNCNKLDSQQENQRMGEGKIPLMSKKRFSQERGRESNRFEKRINMKSEVMPGSIGLPRKRDHKYNTSGKRSRYNIDLVNHSRSYTKMKTFECNICEKIFKQLIHLTEHMRIHTGEKPFRCKECGKAFSQSSSLIPHQRIHTGEKPYECKECGKTFRHPSSLTQHVRIHTGEKPYECRVCEKTFSQSIGLIQHLRTHVREKPFTCKDCGKAFFQIRHLRQHEIIHTGVKPYICNVCSKTFSHSTYLTQHQRTHTGERPYKCKECGKAFSQRIHLSIHQRVHTGVKPYECSHCGKAFRHDSSFAKHQRIHTGEKPYDCNECGKAFSCSSSLIRHCKTHLRNTFSDVV, from the exons ATGCTGGAGAACTATGGGAACCTGGTCTCAGTGG GATATCAGCTTTCCAAACCTGGCCTGATTTCTCAGTTGGAGAAAGGAGAAGAACCATGGTTGATGGAGAGAGAGATTTCAGGAGTTCCAAGTTCAG acttggagagcaaaacaaaaaccaaagagtCATTCTTACCGAATGATATTTCATGGGAAGAATTACACTATGGCCTAATGATGGAAAGATCTACAAAAAGAATCACCTTATATTCCACCTTGGGAAGAATCTCCAACTGTAATAAGCTAGATAGCCAACAAGAGAACCAAAGAATGGGTGAGGGGAAAATCCCCCTGATGAGCAAGAAAAGGTTTTCTCAGGAGAGAGGCCGAGAATCTAACAGATTTGAGAAAAGGATTAACATGAAGTCAGAAGTTATGCCAGGATCAATAGGTCTTCCAAGAAAAAGAGATCATAAATATAACACATCTGGAAAGAGAAGCAGATACAACATAGATTTAGTTAATCATTCAAGGagttatacaaaaatgaaaacctttgAATGTAATATTTGTGAAAAAATCTTCAAACAGCTTATTCACCTTACTGAACACATGAGAATTCATACTGGGGAGAAACCTTTCAGatgtaaggaatgtggaaaagcctttagCCAGAGTTCATCTCTTATTccacatcagagaattcatactggtgagaaaccctatgaatgtaaggaatgtgggaaaacCTTCAGACATCCTTCATCTCTTACTCAACATGTTAGAATTCATACTGGGGAGAAGCCCTATGAATGTAGGGTATGTGAGAAAACCTTCAGCCAGAGCATTGGACTGATCCAGCATTTGAGAACTCATGTTAGAGAGAAACCTTTTACATGCAAAGACTGtggaaaagcatttttccagaTTAGACACCTTAGGCAACATGAGATTATTCATACTGGTGTGAAACCCTATATTTGTAATGTATGTAGTAAAACCTTCAGCCATAGCACATACCTAACTCAACACCAGAGAACTCATACTGGAGAAAGACCatataaatgtaaagaatgtgggaaagcctttagcCAGAGAATACATCTTTCTATCCATCAGAGAGTTCATACTGGAGTAAAACCTTATGAATGCAGTCATTGTGGGAAAGCCTTTAGGCATGATTCTTCCTTTGCtaaacatcagagaattcatactggagaaaaacctTATGATTGTAATGAGTGTGGAAAAGCCTTCAGCTGTAGTTCATCACTTATTAGACACTGCAaaacacatttaagaaataccttcAGTGATGTTGTGTGA
- the ZFP69B gene encoding zinc finger protein 69 homolog B isoform X11, whose product MLENYGNLVSVAGYQLSKPGLISQLEKGEEPWLMEREISGVPSSDLESKTKTKESFLPNDISWEELHYGLMMERSTKRITLYSTLGRISNCNKLDSQQENQRMGEGKIPLMSKKRFSQERGRESNRFEKRINMKSEVMPGSIGLPRKRDHKYNTSGKRSRYNIDLVNHSRSYTKMKTFECNICEKIFKQLIHLTEHMRIHTGEKPFRCKECGKAFSQSSSLIPHQRIHTGEKPYECKECGKTFRHPSSLTQHVRIHTGEKPYECRVCEKTFSQSIGLIQHLRTHVREKPFTCKDCGKAFFQIRHLRQHEIIHTGVKPYICNVCSKTFSHSTYLTQHQRTHTGERPYKCKECGKAFSQRIHLSIHQRVHTGVKPYECSHCGKAFRHDSSFAKHQRIHTGEKPYDCNECGKAFSCSSSLIRHCKTHLRNTFSDVV is encoded by the exons ATGCTGGAGAACTATGGGAACCTGGTCTCAGTGG CAGGATATCAGCTTTCCAAACCTGGCCTGATTTCTCAGTTGGAGAAAGGAGAAGAACCATGGTTGATGGAGAGAGAGATTTCAGGAGTTCCAAGTTCAG acttggagagcaaaacaaaaaccaaagagtCATTCTTACCGAATGATATTTCATGGGAAGAATTACACTATGGCCTAATGATGGAAAGATCTACAAAAAGAATCACCTTATATTCCACCTTGGGAAGAATCTCCAACTGTAATAAGCTAGATAGCCAACAAGAGAACCAAAGAATGGGTGAGGGGAAAATCCCCCTGATGAGCAAGAAAAGGTTTTCTCAGGAGAGAGGCCGAGAATCTAACAGATTTGAGAAAAGGATTAACATGAAGTCAGAAGTTATGCCAGGATCAATAGGTCTTCCAAGAAAAAGAGATCATAAATATAACACATCTGGAAAGAGAAGCAGATACAACATAGATTTAGTTAATCATTCAAGGagttatacaaaaatgaaaacctttgAATGTAATATTTGTGAAAAAATCTTCAAACAGCTTATTCACCTTACTGAACACATGAGAATTCATACTGGGGAGAAACCTTTCAGatgtaaggaatgtggaaaagcctttagCCAGAGTTCATCTCTTATTccacatcagagaattcatactggtgagaaaccctatgaatgtaaggaatgtgggaaaacCTTCAGACATCCTTCATCTCTTACTCAACATGTTAGAATTCATACTGGGGAGAAGCCCTATGAATGTAGGGTATGTGAGAAAACCTTCAGCCAGAGCATTGGACTGATCCAGCATTTGAGAACTCATGTTAGAGAGAAACCTTTTACATGCAAAGACTGtggaaaagcatttttccagaTTAGACACCTTAGGCAACATGAGATTATTCATACTGGTGTGAAACCCTATATTTGTAATGTATGTAGTAAAACCTTCAGCCATAGCACATACCTAACTCAACACCAGAGAACTCATACTGGAGAAAGACCatataaatgtaaagaatgtgggaaagcctttagcCAGAGAATACATCTTTCTATCCATCAGAGAGTTCATACTGGAGTAAAACCTTATGAATGCAGTCATTGTGGGAAAGCCTTTAGGCATGATTCTTCCTTTGCtaaacatcagagaattcatactggagaaaaacctTATGATTGTAATGAGTGTGGAAAAGCCTTCAGCTGTAGTTCATCACTTATTAGACACTGCAaaacacatttaagaaataccttcAGTGATGTTGTGTGA